The window ACCGCGAGCGGGCGGGCACCCATCGCCATGATGTCGCGGACGATGCCGCCGACACCGGTCGCGGCGCCCTGGTAGGGCTCCACGTAGGACGGGTGGTTGTGCGACTCCAGCTTGAACGTGACCGCCCAGCCGTCACCGATGTCCACGACACCGGCGTTCTCGCCGATGCCCGCCAGCATCTTCGCCTTCATCTCCGGCGTCGTGTTGGCCGACCAGTGCTTCCAGTGCACCTTGGACGACTTGTACGAGCAGTGCTCGCTCCACATCACCGAGTACATCGCCAGCTCGGCGTCGGTGGGGCGGCGGCCGAGGATCTCGCGGATGCGGGCGTACTCGTCGTCCTTGAGGCCCAGCTCGCGGAAGGGCTGCGCCTGCTCCGGCGTCGCCGCGGCGTGTTCGACCGAGTCGATCATGCGGTCACCACCGAGTCGAGGAGGGACAGGAACAGGCCCAGACCGTCGTCGCTGGGGCCGGTGAGCGCGTCGATGGCGTGCTCGGGGTGCGGCATCAGGCCGACGATGCGACCGGTCGGGTCGCTGATGCCCGCGATGTCGTCGAGCGAGCCGTTGGGGTTGGTGCCGACGTAGCGGAACACCACGCGACCCTCACCCTCCAGTTCGTCCACAGTGGACTTGCTCGCGGTGAAGCGGCCGTCCATGTTCTTGACCGGAATGATGATCTCGGCGTCCTTCTCGAACCGGGACGTCCACGCGGTGGTGTTGTTCTCCACCTTGAGCCACTGGTCGCGGCACACGAAGTGCAAGCCGGCGTTGCGCAGCAGCGCGCCCGGCAGCAGCCCGGCCTCGCAGAGCACCTGGAAGCCGTTGCAGATGCCCAGGACGGGCATCCCCTTGTGGGCGGCGTCGATGATGACGTCCATGACGGGCGCGAACCGCGCGATGGCGCCCGCCCGCAGGTAGTCGCCGTAGGAGAACCCGCCAGGCAGGATCACCGCGTCGACACCGCGCAGGTCGGCGTCGCCGTGCCACAGGGCGACGGCGTCAGCGCCCGCCGCCTCGATGGCCCGGATGGTGTCGCTGTCGTCCAGCGTTCCCGGGAAGGTGACGGCCCCGATTTTCACGAGTCCACCCGCCGGACGACGAAGTCCTCGACAACGGGGTTGGACAGGAAGCCTTCAGCGATCTTGGCGAGCGTCTCGTCGTCGACTGAGTCGTCGACTTCCAGCTCGAAATGCTTCCCCTGACGGACATCGGACACACCATCGAATCCCAGGCGCGGCAGCGCGCGCGCCACGGCTTGCCCCTGGGGGTCGAGGATCTCCGGCTTGGGCATGACATCGACGACGACTCGGGCCACGGCGGGCTACTCCTGAGTTCGAGCGGGCCGGTACTGCCGCAGCCTACCTGAGCTGCGAGTTCACCTGACGTTCGCGGGCTCCCGGGTGACCTGGGCCACTGAGCACGACCGAGTGAACCCGGTGGACTGGGATTGGAGGGTGGACTAACCTGGTGTCAGCTCTGGCGGTAAGCCAGGGAAGTGAGCCCGGTTCCCGTCCGGACGGTCGGCAACCGGGCTTCGCGCTGTCTAGGGCGCGCCACCCAGATCAATCACCTTCTGCAAGATC is drawn from Actinokineospora alba and contains these coding sequences:
- the purS gene encoding phosphoribosylformylglycinamidine synthase subunit PurS, which codes for MARVVVDVMPKPEILDPQGQAVARALPRLGFDGVSDVRQGKHFELEVDDSVDDETLAKIAEGFLSNPVVEDFVVRRVDS
- the purQ gene encoding phosphoribosylformylglycinamidine synthase subunit PurQ; translation: MKIGAVTFPGTLDDSDTIRAIEAAGADAVALWHGDADLRGVDAVILPGGFSYGDYLRAGAIARFAPVMDVIIDAAHKGMPVLGICNGFQVLCEAGLLPGALLRNAGLHFVCRDQWLKVENNTTAWTSRFEKDAEIIIPVKNMDGRFTASKSTVDELEGEGRVVFRYVGTNPNGSLDDIAGISDPTGRIVGLMPHPEHAIDALTGPSDDGLGLFLSLLDSVVTA